TGTGGCACCGAGGAGCCTGGAGGACCCGCTGGTGACGCATCACGACCCTTTGACAAGGTCGACCACCATCCAGCGGTGCGACCGCCCCCTTGCCACGGGGGGACGGCGGCCGGGAAGGGCGGGCCGTCAACCCGCCCTTCCTGCATTGCGGTTCGCCGGCCCCATCGAGGGTCTCCGCCGCCTACCGGCGGTGGAGACCGGCGATGTTCGGATGCGGCCCGGCGGCGAACCCGAACTCGAAGCCGTGGATACCCAACGAGAAGGACGCGAAGGACCCGCGGCCGTCATCGGGATCGTCGCGGCCATGGACGACAATGATGGCCGGCCGCCAATCGTGGGCAACAGGAGCCGGCGGCAGATCGCCGACCTGGACCGGCTGGCCGATGGCGACCGACCGGGCCAGCGGCGATCCCACCGCCGGAACGGGCGCCGGCTGCGCCGGGACGGAAAAAGGGATGGCGGCCAAGGCCGCTGCCAGCACGATGCACCGCATACCGGACCTCCGCAACGGAACCGTGGCGGGAACGCCGCGCCGCCGCCGGCGGTTCCGAAACCACGGCTCGCACGCGGCCTCCGACCCACGTGCTCCGGCCCGGACCGTCAGGCGGACGGCAGGGGTTTCGGCTCGGGATCGCCGTCGAGGCCCACGCCGGGTGCCGGGTCCTTGACCGCACACAGGCGCTGGACCACGGCGGCCTTGGGCGAGGCAACCTCGCCCTGCTCGAACGCCACGATCTGCATGCGGCCCCCCTGCGGGCCGCCCCATGCAAGGTCCAGGAGCTCGCCCGAGCGCAGCAGGAAATCGGGGCTGCCCGGGCGGCCGTAGCGTTCGTTACCCCGCATGTACGTCTCGTAGACGAGCACGCCCCCCGGCTCCAACGCATCCAGGATGGCCGGGAACAGGGGCCGGTGCAGGTAGTTCGTGGCGACCACGGCCGCGAAGCGGCGGCCGGGCAGCGGCCAGGGGTTGCCCTGCTCCAGGTCCGCCCGCACCAGTTCGACCGGCCCCCTTCCGGCCAGGTCCTGCACGCCGCGCAGATCGAGATCCACGGCGACGACCGGATGGCCGCGGTGCAGGAACAGCCGTGCATGGCGGCCGCCGCCGCATGCCAGATCGAGCACCGGCCCGCCCGTCCGGACGAGCGGGGCGAAACGCGTCACCCAGGGAGAGGGGGGTTGGAACATCCTCAGCACGTCCCAAAGCCGAGTGCCAAATTCGTCTTGTCCAGGAACGAAGCCTGCCCAATTGATAGGGGAAGGCCCACATTCCGCGACAGTGCGCGCGCGCCCATGATCAAGTTCGAACTCCGATGCACAGCCGACCATACCTTTGAAGGGTGGTTCCGCAACGGTGCGACCTTCGACGCCCAGGCCGCCGCGCACGAAATCAGCTGCCCGGTCTGCGGCTCGACCGACGTGTCCAAGGCTTTGATGGCTCCGCGCATCGCCAAGGGCAAGCCCTCGCCCGACGAAGCGAAGGCCCTCAAGACGGAAGCCATGAAGCAGTTGCAGGCCCTGCGCCGCGAGGTTGAGGCCAACGCCGAGTACGTGGGCCCGAACTTCGCCGAGGAGGCCCGCAAGATCCACTACGGCGAAGTGGAGACCAAGGCGATCTACGGCGAGGCCAGCGATCAGGAGGCCGCCGCGTTGCGGGAGGAAGGCGTCGAATTCGCCCGCATCCCCTGGGTGCCCAACACGAACTGACCGGCCGCATGGCCCCGGCGGCCGGCCCCGCGCGTTGAACGGGCATGGATGCCCGCATGCCCGCCCCTGCCACCCATCAGCCCCCCCTCCCTCTTGAATTGTGGCCCACCGACCTGGACGGTGCCCGTGCGGTCCAGGAACGGCTGCGCAGCCGTGTGCTGCCCGAGGACCGCTTGGGTCCGATCCGTCGAATCGCCGCCATCGACGCCCACCACAGCGAGTCCACCGGCTTGAGTTGGGCGGCGGTGGCCGAGGTCGATGCCGCGACCTTGGAACTGACGCGCAGCGTGATGCTGTGCCTGCCGACCCGCTTTCCCTATGTGCCGGGTTTCCTGTCCTTCCGCGAGGCACCGGCCATGGTGGCGGCGCTGGCCCTGCTGCCCGAGCCGCCCGACCTGGTGGTGGTGGACGGGCAAGGCCTGGCGCATCCGCGGCGATTGGGCATCGCCTGCCATGTCGGCGTGCTGACCGGCCTGCCGACCATCGGGATTGCGAAGTCGATCCTGGTGGGCCGGCACGGCCCCCTCGGTCCCGCCCGCGGCGAACGCGCGCCCATGGTCCACCGCCGCGAGGTGGTGGGCATGGCCCTGCGCACACGGGACGGCACGCAGCCGGTCTATGTGTCGGTGGGGCACCGGGTGGGGCTGGACACAGCGGTCGAACTCGCCCTGCGCCTGTCGCCGAAGTACCGGATTTCCGAACCGGTCCGTCTGGCGGACAGGATTTCCCGCATGCACCCGGCCTGACGCATGCAGGCATGCGCCCGGCTTTGTCCAGTTCCCCAGGCGCCGGCACTCCGCTTGGCTTGCGCGCCAGTCGGCACGGGGTGCCGTCGCCCCCTCCGGCATGCGAAGGCCGCAACCTTCGCACACCGGCATCAGAGCCGATGGAATGTCCACCGGAGCCGCTAGCGCCCGCCCGCGTGGCGAAGGGCGGCGGTGCGCGCGTGGGGAGCAAGGTCCGCATACTCCCCGCCGCCCGACGCCTGCATCAGCCCGGCCCGCAACAGCTCGAATCCGAGGTCGGCGCCGTCGGTGAACTCGCACCGTGTGACCTGGCGGATGGCGCGGCAGGCGACCGAGCGGTCGCGTGCGTCCAGGAAGTCGGCAATGGCCGCGGGCGACCGGCCGACGGCGGGGACCAGCCCATCCAACCGAACCTCCACGCCCGCGACCCGGAAGCGGTTGCCGCCCGCGTATCCCGGCACGCCGAGGGCCTGGACCTCCTTTTCGTAGGCCCATTGCACCTCGGCCCGGCGCACGTAGCCCTCCTCGGCCCCGCGGACGACGCGGATCCATTCGCCCGGCGCGGTGCGCCCCTGTCCCAGCGACAGCAGGGGATCGCCGGCGCCGGCCCGCCACAGGACCGGCGCATCGGCCCGGGGTTCGGCCAGGATTTGGGTGGGGGACCGGGCCAGATAACGGGTCATCCGGGCCGGCTCGTCCGTTGCCGCCGGCCGGGATCCGGGCGCCACCCCGGCGGCGGGCGGCGGCGACGCGGTTTCGACCGCCGGATTGGCGACCGGACCGGCCGCCGATGCCGGGGCCGCGACCGGCTGGCCCGACGGCGGTCGCAGCGGACGTACGGGGCCGTCGTCCTGGCATCCCGCCACGAGCAGCGCCATCGTTACCAAGCCCGCCCGCCCGGCCCGAAGGGCCATGCGTTCCGCGCCCCGGCCCACGGCCACCGCGCCCATCGATACCGCCGTCATGCCGCCCGCCCCGCCTCAGCCCCGCGCATCAACCATTGGGCACGGCCCGGCCCATGTAGTTGATGTCCAGGTCCCCCGGCGCCAGACGGAAGGCGTCGGCGAACGGGTCGTAGGCCACGCCCGTCAGGTCGCGCACCTGGAGCCCGTGGCGCCGCAGCGCGGCCGCCAATTCGGACGGCCGGACCAGCTTGCGCCAGTCATGGGTTCCGCGCGGCAGCCAGCGCAGGATCCACTCGGCCCCGATGATGGCGAAGGCGAAGGACTTGGGCGTTCGGTTGATGGTGGCGAAGAACAGCAGGCCGCCCGGATCGAGGACGCGGCTGATCGCCTCGACGAACAGGTCCATATCGGCCACGTGCTCCACCACCTCCATGGCAAGTACGGTGTCGAAGCGCTCGCCGGCCTCGGCCAGCGCCTCGACAGTGGTGGCGCGGTAGTCCACCACAACCCCTGAGTCGCGGGCATGCGCGGCCGCCACGCCGACCGAATCCGCCTCGGCGTCGATGCCGACGACCTCGGCCCCCATGCGGGCGAGCGGCTCGGACAGGAGCCCGCCGCCACAGCCCACATCCA
This window of the Azospirillaceae bacterium genome carries:
- a CDS encoding class I SAM-dependent methyltransferase, whose translation is MFQPPSPWVTRFAPLVRTGGPVLDLACGGGRHARLFLHRGHPVVAVDLDLRGVQDLAGRGPVELVRADLEQGNPWPLPGRRFAAVVATNYLHRPLFPAILDALEPGGVLVYETYMRGNERYGRPGSPDFLLRSGELLDLAWGGPQGGRMQIVAFEQGEVASPKAAVVQRLCAVKDPAPGVGLDGDPEPKPLPSA
- a CDS encoding DUF1178 family protein gives rise to the protein MIKFELRCTADHTFEGWFRNGATFDAQAAAHEISCPVCGSTDVSKALMAPRIAKGKPSPDEAKALKTEAMKQLQALRREVEANAEYVGPNFAEEARKIHYGEVETKAIYGEASDQEAAALREEGVEFARIPWVPNTN
- the nfi gene encoding deoxyribonuclease V (cleaves DNA at apurinic or apyrimidinic sites) produces the protein MPAPATHQPPLPLELWPTDLDGARAVQERLRSRVLPEDRLGPIRRIAAIDAHHSESTGLSWAAVAEVDAATLELTRSVMLCLPTRFPYVPGFLSFREAPAMVAALALLPEPPDLVVVDGQGLAHPRRLGIACHVGVLTGLPTIGIAKSILVGRHGPLGPARGERAPMVHRREVVGMALRTRDGTQPVYVSVGHRVGLDTAVELALRLSPKYRISEPVRLADRISRMHPA
- the ubiG gene encoding bifunctional 2-polyprenyl-6-hydroxyphenol methylase/3-demethylubiquinol 3-O-methyltransferase UbiG, whose protein sequence is MRAETASTIDPAEVARFRSIAAQWWDPRGKFRPLHKLNPVRLAYIRDALCAHFGRDAHAPQPLAGLRVLDVGCGGGLLSEPLARMGAEVVGIDAEADSVGVAAAHARDSGVVVDYRATTVEALAEAGERFDTVLAMEVVEHVADMDLFVEAISRVLDPGGLLFFATINRTPKSFAFAIIGAEWILRWLPRGTHDWRKLVRPSELAAALRRHGLQVRDLTGVAYDPFADAFRLAPGDLDINYMGRAVPNG